A window of the Candidatus Krumholzibacteriia bacterium genome harbors these coding sequences:
- a CDS encoding RNA-binding protein: MKKLYVGNLPFQATDDEVQQLFGQHGEVHSVALINDRETGRPRGFGFVEMDDEGATKAMQALDGYEMSGRALRVNEAQERRGGPRGGGGGGGGRY; this comes from the coding sequence GTGGGGAATCTCCCCTTCCAAGCCACCGATGACGAAGTTCAGCAGCTGTTCGGCCAGCACGGCGAGGTCCACTCGGTCGCGCTGATCAACGACCGGGAGACCGGCCGCCCCCGTGGGTTCGGCTTCGTCGAGATGGACGACGAAGGCGCCACCAAGGCCATGCAGGCGCTCGACGGTTACGAGATGAGTGGCCGTGCGTTGCGTGTGAACGAGGCCCAGGAACGCCGGGGTGGCCCGCGCGGCGGTGGCGGTGGTGGCGGCGGCCGCTACTAG